DNA from candidate division WOR-3 bacterium:
AGTGTTTTTAGACTTAAAATTCTGCGATATTCCTTCTATTGTCGCCGCTGCCGCTGAAGTTTGTGTTCGATTAGGGGTTTCGATGTTTACCATCCATACAATGGGTGGCGAAGTGATGATGAAACAAACAGTTGACCATCTCAAAGAATATTGTGCCAAAAAACGCATAAAACAACCACCCTTAGTTATCGGCGTAACTGTCCTTACTAGCATTTCCGAAAGAGAATTCAAAAATGTTTGGGGAACTAAATCAAAAGCTGGCATTCTTGGTCAAGTGTTAAAATTATCCGGCTTGGCTAAAAAATGCGGTTTAGATGGTGTGGTTTGTGCAAGTAAAGAAATCGAAGCAATTAAAAAAGAGTGCGGTAAAGACTTTATTACGGTTGTGCCCGGTATAAGAGTCCCACCTTCTATGTTGAGTGAAGAAGAACGAGAAAATGAAATGCAAAATATAACCAATGATGACCAATCTCGCATTGCAACTCCGGCTGAAGCCGCAAAATTAGGTGCAGACTATATTGTTATCGGACGACCAATAATTCGGGCAATAGATAAAGTTAGTCTAATTGAAAAAATTTTACAAGACTTAAAAATCTATTCCTCTAAATGAGAAAATGCACATTCCGATTTCATTATTCTATTCGTATTTTATGAGGTTTTTTGAGGAACAACTATAATTTAAAACTTTGCTCAGCCTAATGAAAAATAAATCTCGAATTCATATTCAGTCGATATTTTTGAAAATTCAATCAATGCTAAATAATAATATAAATTGATAATTTCGAATTTCGACTAATACTAATAGATGTTAATTGAATCAATTTTAAAAGAGAAAGGCGTAATTCGCTCTGGACATTTTTTGCTTTCTTCAGGCCTCCATAGTGCTATTTATTTTGAAAAATTTCGTATTTTAGAAAACCCTGATTTGGTAATAATGTTCTGCAAGATGATTGTTGACTATTTCCGAAAGCATAACATCTCGATTGTCTGTGGACCGACAACAGGAGGCGTAATAATTGCTTATGAGGCTGCCCGGCAATTAAATGTCAAATGCATCTTTGCTGAAACTGCGCCTTCGCCCCAGAAAGGGAGGGTGATAAGGCGAGGTTTTACTATTCATCCAGAAGACCGAGTTTTAATTGTGGATGATATCCTAACGACAGGTAGTTCAATCAATGATACCCTGTCGGCTTTAGATACCTATTCGGCAACTATTATCGGCATCGGTGTTTTTATTGACCGCAAAACTAATCCTGTTACATTTTATCAAGATAACAAAATTTTAGAATTATATGCTTGCTATCAAATTCCTGTGGAAAACTATCCTCCAGAATCTTGTCCTTTATGTAAGATGAATATTCCTATTGAAAAACCCGGCAGTAAGATGATATAAAAATATGGTAAGGTCTAAGACAAGACATCCACTCCAAGGACCTAATTTTATTTTTACTTTATCCAAATGTTGACTTTTTTCTAATTTTTGTTATTATAAAAATTTTAATATGGAGCAAAACAAGAAATTTAAATTCGGTTTTTATTGGGCCGCATCTTGCGGTGGTTGTGAAATCGCAGTTTTAGACCTTAATGAGAAAATTTTAGATGTTGTAAATCTTGCAGATATTGTCTTATGGCCCGTGGCAACTGATTTCAAATATAAAGATGTGGAAAGTTATCCGGATGAGTATATTGATGTTTGCTTTTTTAATGGTTCAGTTCGCAATGCAGAACAAGAACATCTGGCAAAACTCTTACGCAAAAAATCAAAACTGTTAATCGCTTTTGGTTCTTGTGCCCATCATGGATGTATTCCCGGCTTAGCCAATTTACACAACCGCCAAACTATCTTCCAAACTACTTATCAAGAAACCGTCTCAACCAATAATCCCGCAAACAAATTACCACAAATTAATTTTTCATTAAATAATATTCAATTAACTTTACCTGAATTTTATGATGAGGTAAAACCTTTAGACCGAGTGGTTGCGGTCGATTATTATTTACCAGGATGTCCTCCACCTGTACCAATAATTGCTAATGCTGTGGAAGCAATTGCCAAAGGACAATTGCCAGATAAAGGAACAGTTTTAGCACCAATCAAAGCATTATGTGATGAATGTGAACGAAATACTAATCAAGATAAAAAGATGCCGGATATAAAACGAGTTTATGAAATTCAGGCAGACCCGAAAATCTGTTTTTTAGAACAGGGAATTATTTGTATGGGACCAGCAACCCGAAGTGGCTGTCAGACCCGATGTATTAATGGCAATTGGCCCTGCACTGGTTGTATGGGACCAGCCCCTGAAGTTCTTGACCAAGGCGCCAAGATGATTAGTGCGATCGGCTCAATTCTTAAAATTGATGAAGAAAAAAAATTGACTGAAGAAGAAGTTGAAAAGTTAATCGATAAAATCAAAGATCCGATTGGCACATTCTATATGTATGGTTTAGCATCCGCAATCATAAATCGGAAAATAAAAAATGAAAAATAGCAACAAAAAACCTATATTAAAAATGAAATAAATACAAAAATGTTTCTTTCTATATTTTTTTGATTTCGGTATTTGTTTTTTAATTTTAGACTGGATTAAATAAATGTATAATCAAAGACTCATCAAGACTATGTACCTCTTTGTCTTGGTGTCGGGAAATTAATATGAACCGAATAACAATTGACCCAATTACCAGATTAGAAGGACACGGAAAAATAGAAATATTTTTGAATGGCAAAGGTGAAGTTCAAGAAGCCTACCTTCAGGTTCCGGAGTTGAGAGGATTTGAAAAATTCTGTGAAGGTAGAAAAGCCGAAGATATGCCACAACTCACTAGCCGAATTTGTGGCGTTTGTCCGGTTGCCCATCACTTTGCAGCAACCAAAGCTTTGGATATGGCATTTGGCGTTGAACCGACTTCAGTCGCCAAAAAATTAAGAGAACTTATCTATTGCGGATATATTATTTACGACCATATTTTACATTTCTATTTTCTTGGCGGGCCGGATTTCATTGTAGGACCGACTGCTCCAAAAGAGAAACGAAACATTATCGGAGTGATTGAAAAAGTGGGGCTGGAATTGGCCAATGAAGTAATTAAACATCGGGCTTACGGGCAAAAGATGACAGAAATTTTAGGTGGCAAACCAACTCATCCAGTTTGTGGATTACCCGGCGGGCTCACCAAATCACTAACTAAAGATGATAAACTTGAAATAGAAAGGATGGCTCAATCCTGTTATGAATTTGCCCAAAAGACACTGGAAATCTTTCATAAAATTGTTTTAGAAAACCCGAGTTATATGGCTTTAATTGTTAATCCGGCATTATCGCTAAATGTCTATAATATGGGTTTGGTTGATGAAAAAAACCGAGTCAATTTTTATGATGGCATGGTTAGAGTTACTGACCCCAAAGGAAAAGAATTTATTAAATTCCATCCTTCTGATTATCTCAATCATATTGGAGAAGAAGTTTTAGAATGGTCCTATGTCAAAATCCCCTATCTTAAAAATATCGGTTTTCAAGGATTAAAAGAGGGCATTGAATCCGGTATTTATCGGGTAGGACCCTTAGGTCGATTAAATGCGGCTGACGGTATGGCAACACCTAAAGCCCAAGAAGAATATGAGTTAATGTATCAGACCTTTCAAACCAAACCAGTTACCAGCACCTTAGCTTATCATTGGGCAAGATTAATTGAGTTGCTATATGCTACGGAACGGGCATTGGAACTTCTTTCTGACCCAGAAATTACTGATACCAATATCCGTAATATGAATTTCAAGCCACAAAAAGCCGGTATAGGGATTGTCGAGGCCGCACGTGGAACTTTAATCCACCATTATGAAGTAACTGAGGATATGTTAATTAAAAAAGTCAATTTAATTGTCGCCACAACTAATAATTATGGTGTAATTAATATGTCAATTCAAAATGCCGCTCGCCAGTTTATCAGAAACAATAATATCAACCAACCAGATTTAGTCGATGGAATCTTAAATTCAATCGAGATGTTTTTTCGTGCCTATGACCCTTGTTTTGCCTGTGCCTCTCATACTTTAGGCACAATCCATTTACAAATTAAAATCTACGACCAAGATAAAAATCTCATCGCTTCAATTAACCAATAGATTAAAAAATCTCAAGCAGTCTTCGGAAAACATTTTTCTTATGCGGAGTTTAAGATATAATAGTTAAGAATATGAATTATAAAAAAATATTGTCTTTCGCAATACTTTTAATTTCAGATATTTTTGTCCTTGTCATTGCCTATCTGATAGCTTATTTAATTCGAGCATATCTTTTACCAAAGATTTTCCCTTGGTTAGTACCAATTTTGCCTTTTCAAGTATTTATCTCACGATTTTATTTAGTGTTACCATACCTTTTAATCTTTGCTTACGAAGGACTCTATAATCGACGGTTTGAATTTTGGGAGGAAACTCGACGACTGTATAAAAGTAATCTCATTGCAACTGCAATTATTATGATTATACTTTATATTACTCGCGGATTTATTGTTTCTCGACTAATCATCATATTAGTTTTCCTCATCAATTTTATCTTATTACCGATTTATCGACTCATCGTCAAAAAAATACTACTTAAATTAAAAATCTGGTCGAATAATTTATTAGTCATTAGTACTCAAGAAACTTATCAAAAATTACGGAATTATTTTCAACACCATACTACATTAGGTTATCAACCCACTGCATTTATTGAGGTTAACCAAATTAATAATAGTAACATTAGCCAAATTTTGAGAAAAGAAAAAATCAACTCAATTATTGTTTCTGTTCAAGAATTAAGTCAAAATCAATTATTGGACCTTTATGAACAAGCCGAAGGTAAAATCGAAGAATTTTTTGTTATACCGGCAATAGCGCAATTACAAACTATCGGTGTTGGCGTTGAACAATGGGAATCATTATTAGTAATGAAGTTTCGTTACAATCTTTTGCGTTTTGAAAGTCAACTCTTCAAACGGATTATTGATTTAGTCTTAGCAAGTCTTTTCTTGATTATCTTTTTACCCTTTTACTTGATTATCGCAATGCTAATTAAATTATCCTCACCGGGACCAATTTTATTTATCCAAAAACGATTAGGCAAAAACCGACGTATCTTTTCTTGTTATAAATTCCGAACCATGTATCTCGATGCGGATAAGCGATTAGAAAAAATCCTTGACAGTTCTCCAAAACTAAAAATGGAATGGCAAAAATATTTGAAAATCGCCAATGACCCAAGAGTAACTCCGGTTGGAAAATTTTTAAGACGCACCAGTCTGGATGAGTTGCCACAATTATGGAATGTTATCAAAAACGAAATGAGTTTAGTTGGTCCTCGGCCCTACCTAATAAAAGAAGTGGAAAATGCTAAAAAATCGATGGAGATTATTGGACGAGTCAAACCCGGCATTACCGGTCTCTGGCAGGTATCGGGTCGAAGCGATTTGAGTTTTGAAGAAAGAATGCGATTAGATGAACACTATGTTAAAAACTGGACAATTTGGATGGATTTGGTTATCCTGTTAAAGACAATCAAGGTCGTTATCAAGGCACAAGGAGCATACTGATGAACGCAAATACTAAATGGCGCAAGCTAAATACTAAATCTTTTCTATTGGCAATATTACTGATTACTACAATCTGTTTGGCACAATGGCGAACTTATACCAATACCAATTTTATTAATGACATTATTGGTCAAGGAGATTATTTATATTGTGCAACTCGGGGTGGTCTGGTCGTGTTTTCGCGAACAGATGAATTATTTGTTGAATATTATACTAATGTCGAAGGACTACCTTCGAATCGGATTAATTGTCTGATATTCGATAAATCACAACAAATTTGGCTTGGAACTAACAATGGTCTCGCTATCTTTAACCCTAATACAAAAGAAATTAGTCGTTATCCGCTAATTGACCATTCTGCAGACAATATCGACTGTCTCAATGTTTCTGGCGACACAATTTTAGTTAGTTGTAATAACACTTTTTATCTTATTGATACCAAAGGCACAATTCCGTTTTCGGATGATATTATACTACAACCGACTTTACCATCTGTTGCGGGACGAAAAATCTTTTCCTTGCAAGCTGGCCCCAGTGATTTTTGGATAGGCACTTTTCCCGAAGGTGTTATTAAATATAACCGAAACTTACAAAACTACACAATATATCGGGCAATTGGCGATTCCGTTAAAGCGATGATACTAATTGGCGATACACTATATGTGGCAACAGAAAAATCACTATCCCGATTTAATGGAATAAGTTTTGATACTATCAAAATGTTTCCACAGAATTATGTCATATTTGACTTAAAATATGAACGCAACCATTTTTATATCGCAACACGCTCTGCTCTTTTTGACTATGATCGAAGCAACTTATTTGCTTCAGCAACTTTACCGGTGATACTTTGGGAAGATTCCAGATGCATCTATTTATCCAATGGAATATGGGTCGGAGTTGGTGGTCAAGTATTTTTGGGTGGTGGCTTACGATATTATTTTAAGCACTGGCACTATTATTTTACTTCAAGCCCAATCTCAAATAATGTCTCTTGCGTTGTATCGGATACTGGAGGCACAATCTACACAACACATTATCCGAGTTTTACTTATAATTTTAAGACCATAAGTTATAAAAAAGGCAATGAATACTGGCAACTATTACGAGACACTTTATTTGATGGTTGGGTTTGTGCAGTTGATAAACAGAATAGATTATGGGTTGGACATTGGGCAGGAAGCAGTGGAATTAGTTGTTATGACCCGCAAACCGACTCCTGGTCTCTAAAAA
Protein-coding regions in this window:
- a CDS encoding sugar transferase; protein product: MNYKKILSFAILLISDIFVLVIAYLIAYLIRAYLLPKIFPWLVPILPFQVFISRFYLVLPYLLIFAYEGLYNRRFEFWEETRRLYKSNLIATAIIMIILYITRGFIVSRLIIILVFLINFILLPIYRLIVKKILLKLKIWSNNLLVISTQETYQKLRNYFQHHTTLGYQPTAFIEVNQINNSNISQILRKEKINSIIVSVQELSQNQLLDLYEQAEGKIEEFFVIPAIAQLQTIGVGVEQWESLLVMKFRYNLLRFESQLFKRIIDLVLASLFLIIFLPFYLIIAMLIKLSSPGPILFIQKRLGKNRRIFSCYKFRTMYLDADKRLEKILDSSPKLKMEWQKYLKIANDPRVTPVGKFLRRTSLDELPQLWNVIKNEMSLVGPRPYLIKEVENAKKSMEIIGRVKPGITGLWQVSGRSDLSFEERMRLDEHYVKNWTIWMDLVILLKTIKVVIKAQGAY
- a CDS encoding Ni/Fe hydrogenase subunit alpha produces the protein MNRITIDPITRLEGHGKIEIFLNGKGEVQEAYLQVPELRGFEKFCEGRKAEDMPQLTSRICGVCPVAHHFAATKALDMAFGVEPTSVAKKLRELIYCGYIIYDHILHFYFLGGPDFIVGPTAPKEKRNIIGVIEKVGLELANEVIKHRAYGQKMTEILGGKPTHPVCGLPGGLTKSLTKDDKLEIERMAQSCYEFAQKTLEIFHKIVLENPSYMALIVNPALSLNVYNMGLVDEKNRVNFYDGMVRVTDPKGKEFIKFHPSDYLNHIGEEVLEWSYVKIPYLKNIGFQGLKEGIESGIYRVGPLGRLNAADGMATPKAQEEYELMYQTFQTKPVTSTLAYHWARLIELLYATERALELLSDPEITDTNIRNMNFKPQKAGIGIVEAARGTLIHHYEVTEDMLIKKVNLIVATTNNYGVINMSIQNAARQFIRNNNINQPDLVDGILNSIEMFFRAYDPCFACASHTLGTIHLQIKIYDQDKNLIASINQ
- a CDS encoding T9SS type A sorting domain-containing protein, whose amino-acid sequence is MNANTKWRKLNTKSFLLAILLITTICLAQWRTYTNTNFINDIIGQGDYLYCATRGGLVVFSRTDELFVEYYTNVEGLPSNRINCLIFDKSQQIWLGTNNGLAIFNPNTKEISRYPLIDHSADNIDCLNVSGDTILVSCNNTFYLIDTKGTIPFSDDIILQPTLPSVAGRKIFSLQAGPSDFWIGTFPEGVIKYNRNLQNYTIYRAIGDSVKAMILIGDTLYVATEKSLSRFNGISFDTIKMFPQNYVIFDLKYERNHFYIATRSALFDYDRSNLFASATLPVILWEDSRCIYLSNGIWVGVGGQVFLGGGLRYYFKHWHYYFTSSPISNNVSCVVSDTGGTIYTTHYPSFTYNFKTISYKKGNEYWQLLRDTLFDGWVCAVDKQNRLWVGHWAGSSGISCYDPQTDSWSLKTWPGTRGVIGAFGIDNNDTKWTYNQDNKIIAITNNDSEYVFTVPGLSRPERHGYEFAFDSKNRVWLVAQEGIIMYDYNNTLDNPIDDDYKIYRTASEKTIKSIAIDTRDRVYIGTSQGLALLKDDSFQFFNTENILRVKTDCQDRVWYLTKDGLSMFNPYTQEHITYTKDNSQIIPNLDQDESFYQWLHIDNARNRILIATKEGISQFQFQTGPPAQLSEIKVFPNPFIVSKHQTLTFDNLPNQSIVKIYTLEGKLVTTLIATLYSQLLHWEPNNLPTGIYWAYVTSPYGRGITKFAIVR
- a CDS encoding oxidoreductase, producing MEQNKKFKFGFYWAASCGGCEIAVLDLNEKILDVVNLADIVLWPVATDFKYKDVESYPDEYIDVCFFNGSVRNAEQEHLAKLLRKKSKLLIAFGSCAHHGCIPGLANLHNRQTIFQTTYQETVSTNNPANKLPQINFSLNNIQLTLPEFYDEVKPLDRVVAVDYYLPGCPPPVPIIANAVEAIAKGQLPDKGTVLAPIKALCDECERNTNQDKKMPDIKRVYEIQADPKICFLEQGIICMGPATRSGCQTRCINGNWPCTGCMGPAPEVLDQGAKMISAIGSILKIDEEKKLTEEEVEKLIDKIKDPIGTFYMYGLASAIINRKIKNEK
- the pyrF gene encoding orotidine-5'-phosphate decarboxylase, producing the protein MTKLILAVQADTTQKAKKIFSATEGWIDIYKIGIDLYTYAGSRLIDYLLHRDAKVFLDLKFCDIPSIVAAAAEVCVRLGVSMFTIHTMGGEVMMKQTVDHLKEYCAKKRIKQPPLVIGVTVLTSISEREFKNVWGTKSKAGILGQVLKLSGLAKKCGLDGVVCASKEIEAIKKECGKDFITVVPGIRVPPSMLSEEERENEMQNITNDDQSRIATPAEAAKLGADYIVIGRPIIRAIDKVSLIEKILQDLKIYSSK
- a CDS encoding phosphoribosyltransferase family protein: MLIESILKEKGVIRSGHFLLSSGLHSAIYFEKFRILENPDLVIMFCKMIVDYFRKHNISIVCGPTTGGVIIAYEAARQLNVKCIFAETAPSPQKGRVIRRGFTIHPEDRVLIVDDILTTGSSINDTLSALDTYSATIIGIGVFIDRKTNPVTFYQDNKILELYACYQIPVENYPPESCPLCKMNIPIEKPGSKMI